The following proteins are encoded in a genomic region of Arachis stenosperma cultivar V10309 chromosome 4, arast.V10309.gnm1.PFL2, whole genome shotgun sequence:
- the LOC130976032 gene encoding syntaxin-22-like: MSFQDIEAGRPFASRRGHINGKQDPTQAVAAGIFQINTAVSTFQRLVNTLGTPKDTPELREKLHKTRLHIGQLVKDTSAKLKQASEIDHQSNINANKKIADAKLAKDFQAVLKEFQKAQRLAAERETAYTPFVPQAAPSSYTPNEADANSGKTPEQRALLVESRRQEVLFLDNEIAFNEAIIEEREQGIQEIQQQIGEVNEIFKDLAVLVHEQGAMIDDIGSNIEHSHAATAQARSQLAKASKTQRSNSSLTCLLLVIFGIVLLIVIVVLAA, from the exons ATGAGCTTTCAGGATATCGAGGCCGGCCGGCCGTTCGCTTCCCGCCGAGGCCATATCAACGGCAAGCAAGATCCCACGCAGGCGGTGGCTGCCGGAATTTTCCAGATCAACACCGCGGTCTCCACCTTCCAGAGGCTTGTCAACACCCTAGGAACCCCCAAAGACACCCCCGAGCTCCGGGAGAAGCT GCACAAGACAAGGCTGCACATTGGACAATTGGTGAAGGACACGTCAGCGAAGCTTAAACAAGCTAGTGAAATTGATCACCAATCTAATATCAAT GCAAACAAGAAGATAGCAGATGCTAAACTCGCGAAAGATTTTCAGGCCGTGTTGAAAGAATTTCAGAAGGCACAGCGACTTGCGGCAGAGAGGGAAACAGCTTACACCCCATTTGTTCCACAAGCAGCTCCATCCAG CTATACACCTAATGAAGCAGATGCTAATTCTGGTAAGACTCCAGAACAGCGTGCCCTTCTTGTGGAATCCAGAAG GCAGGAGGTCTTGTTTTTAGATAATGAGATTGCCTTCAATGAGGCTATCATTGAAGAAAGAGAGCAAGGCATTCAAGAAATTCAGCAGCAAATTGGTGAAGtaaatgaaatttttaaagatcTTGCTGTGCTTGTGCATGAACAGGGAGCTATGATTG atgatATTGGGTCCAACATTGAGCATTCCCATGCAGCAACTGCACAAGCAAGATCGCAACTTGCTAAAGCTTCAAAGACTCAAAGATCAAATTCTTCTTTG ACATGCTTGCTTTTGGTGATATTTGGAATTGTGCTTCTAATCGTCATCGTTGTTCTGGCTGCTTAG